ATTCAGGACAACTGTTTTCACTATCATGAGCTAAGGTGCTGGCATAGATTTTgcaaggtttgtttttctgtgagccttaaataaaccaaacacgtgcacacacacatttataaCATTTATAGAGTAGCTGGTGTACTAAATAAACATCTGGTTAACACAGAAACTGTAGATAGGCCCAAAACAGTGAAGTATTTGAGTTGTCTGTTTTTCTACCCCTatgctttttaatataaaaattcagTTTGCATTTCATTATTAAAGAATGTGTGGTTTACTTTGGAAAAAAGGCCTACAAAATTATTGACTAGGTAAACTATACCCACATTTTGCAGTCCTGGAAAACTAGAGTTTGTTGGGGAGCACAACATGCAGCAAATTTGAAACAACAGGGAATGCTGGAGCTACTAGAGAGCAATGTTTTTGGTGTTCTATATGACACACAGTGTTCTCACTGTTTTGTCACACCACTTCTGtatatttgaataatttgttgtgtttttctaaTTGTTGATTGTTTTGCTTAGTGCTCCCAGTGTAAGTCAAGCACTTAGTTGCTGTGGCATCAAAAATCTCTCCCTCCCTATTGGACATTTGCAGGATTATGGTAAGATGCTTACTCAGCATTTATTCTTGGGCGTGCCTTTCATGCACTGAAGAAAATGGACTTTGCTTGCTGAAGTAATTTCTAAGCCAGGTCTCTCTATCCACTCACTCATCCATTTCACCATTTCATACCGttgcattttcttccatctCTGCAGATGTCCAATAGCTCTAGTAAATACATAGTGACAGTAAGCTTATGACTCTGTTGGGTTTAGCTTGAACCACaacaatatttttctaactTTACCCTCTCgggtcttaaaaaaaccccaacaaataaaatatacatgttggaagaaatttttttgttgttttgtttatttctgggATGAATATTTAACCTTAATGATCCTCCTAATCtcctttttcctaatttcctTAATGTCTACAGTTTTTCCTCcacagggaggaaggaaggagtgaCCACACAGATTTCTCCCTCAGTCCCATGAAGGACTATGAATAAACCTGTAGCACTTGGTTCGTTCCCtaatttttgaaagcaaatggcTAATGTCCTCTTGTCAACTaatcaattaattttattaaagaagaaaagcaagttgttcaggcatgatttacccttgataaacCCATGCTGATTTTTCCTAGTCGCCTTTTCCTCCATCTAGTTCTCGTAAATGCGTTTCATGAGGACTTGCTCCATTATGGTCCCAGGGACCAAAGAGAGGCTGAACTTTTGTCCTCAAGGCATAATTTGAAGATGAGAGTATCATTTGCCTGTTTTCAGTTGTTGGGAACCTCCCCTcatctccatgacctttcaaagagGATAGGAAATGGCCTTGCAAGGATGGTAGTTGGTTCTCTCAGCAGCCATTGGTGTGGCCCATCAGGTCCTATGGACTCTTATGGATGAAGTCTTCTCAAGTAATCCCTGCCTTATTCTCACCTGATCCTGACAGGCTTCCCTCTTGAATTCATTGACTAAAAACAGAGGAGAGgctggtgaagactgaagcaaagatcACTGGTCCCATTCAGCACAGACCTACATTTTATTCAGCATTTTACTATTAATGAGGCAACTGAAGTTCTTCCTGTTGCCCTTCATGTCCTTTACAGGCATTCACTCCAGGTGAGTTTTGTCTTCTCCAGCATCATGCTTCTGCAGCCAGGCAACATTTCTGAATTCCTCCTTTGTAGTCTGTCCCAGCTTCAAACTCCTGCTTCAAACTCCTTGATGCTGCCTTTTTGCATTGTAGCTTCCCTGGTTAGCCAGTCTCCTGATAACTCtacctttttttcttgacaATTGGGATGGGCTTTCTTGTATATGGAGGCTGCTGTGTCTAAAGGCCTGAAGGTTTCCTGTGCGTATTTTCAGTTCAGAGCTACCTCCATGGGATCCCACCTACTACTTTCCTGAATAAACCACAGGATGCTTACCTGAAGCCCGTGGTCTGTACTCTGCcactcttctcccttccctgctttaGAGTCTTTAACTCCACTACCTACCTCGTAGTCACTACAGCCAAGACTGCCATTGATTACGCATCCAGAAACTGCTCCTTTTTACCAGTCAACAGCTGGTCTAGCTTTGTGTCCCCCCTGTGGGCCCATTCAGTATTTCTATCAGAAAGTTGTTCCTGACATGCTCCTGGAATTCCGTGGACTGCTTATACCTGCTGTGTTGCCCTCCAGCAGATCTCATGAACGTTGAAGTCCTACACAAGAAGTGGGATCTCAAAGCCGGCAGCTTCCTTGATTTGCTTAATGAAGATTTCATCAACTCCCTTATCCTGATAGGGGTGGTCTGCAACACACTCCCGCCATTATGTCACCTGTGTCACTGCCCTCTCCTTTGACCCTGACCCACAGGTTTGCAACCAGACTGCCTATCCTATAGAGGAGCTCCATACATCCAACCTGCTTCTGTACATGGTGGGCAATCCCTGCTCCTCAtcttccctgcctgtctttCTTGACAAGCTTGTCTCTGCCTGTTGCAGCCCTCCAGTTGTGCAAGCTGCTGCATGGCCTCTGTTACCCTAAGAGCCTGGTGGCTTTGACACCTCACAGGGAGCTCTAGTTCCTCCTGTGCATTGAAAGAACACAGGCTCCAGGCTGCGTTTGTACACATGCACCTGAGGCAGATGTTCTTTTTCTACGTTTTAGCATTTCTGAGgtctcttctgtttctgctgccccacagcttttgctttaattGCTCCTTacaatatttttccctttagtCCCCAAGACAGGATCAGAGCACAGCACCCCTCCCTTCCACATCTTCTCCACCtactctttccttttttattgccCTACCTCTTCTCAAGCACCCAGCATTATGGCTGCTGTCTGAAAAGCTGGTCACAGGGAGTGCCATGGTGTTAtggaggcagggagctgcaggcaggagccacAGACATGGCCTGCCAACTTCTGTGCATTCTCACACCTGCAGAAAGCAAGGAGTTTGGCACTTTGTGGAGTGGGAGCTTACCTGGAATTACTCGGGAGGTGGAGGTTTAGATGCACCATGCTTACAAGGTCCTCCAAAGTTcaggtgttttgtttgctgtgcCCAGGGCTAGACTTGCTTCTGCTAGGATGATCTGAGAAGGTATTGGTGATACTTCCACTGTGTGTAACTGAATTTTAAGTGCTCTGTAACCAACAGCATTATGAAATATGGACCTCCGCTCTCAACTGTAAAATTTTGTAAGTGGTTTAACAGCAAGTGCAACAGTGCCTAAAATATACTATAAGAGAAATAGAATTGTAGTAATTTAAATCTTGTTGGTTCTGAGGAAGTGAAAATGAGACCTGTTTTTAGCTTCAACAGAATTCAGTGTGTAAAAATGCTTACACAATCCTGATATGCAAAATGTTTTACTGTGAGAAGGGTTGTTTTCAGACTTTTCTGACCTCAGTAGATAAGGATCAGAGTTCAGGAGAGAAAGAgatcatttattttaaactgtgcaCTTGCTGCTGCTTATAAGCTGTCTTTTTATAGATTTTGTTTTCAGGCAAATAGGTACATTCAGATCAACGAATGTTAGACACTGCAGGCCCTGAAATATTCTAATCCTTTATTTtgttactgtgattttttttttttggatgtgCTAGTATTCAGCCTATTGTACTAATAGACTTGTCTCAACCTTTTGGACAACTCTGCCAGGTGTGCGTTTCTTCCCAGACTGAACTGACCTGGGTACACAACATGCACAACAGCACTGCTGGAACTCCACATGTGACTGGAACATGTAATGAGACTTTGTCCACGCCGCCACCGAGCTCCGAGTTTTCCCTGGGCGTGTTGGTGCTGCTGGCTTTCCTCATGGTGTTGCTAGCTCTGGTCACCATCCTGGGCAACGTCTTGGTGATCCTTGCTTTCATCATGGACAGGAACCTCAGGCATCGGAGTAACTACTACTTTCTCAACCTTGCTATTTCTGACTTTGCAGTGGGTAAGTCTCAGCCGTGGGGCACATACAATTTGTTTCCTCAGGACTCTTAGGAGGAGCAAGGGAGCTGCTTTTGCTGGGTGGTTTCTTCTAAGACAACTGTTTCTCAGTTGCTTGTGTCTAGGGGAAGGGTAAGAATGCTGGAAACTGCACTAAGTGTTTTAGCAGCCTATTATGCCTGAGaggataatgagaaatacatccctttttttttttttttttttttttgtataaatacTTTCAATGTTGCTTCAGGAAAAAGGAGCAACTGTTGTAGGTAAATACCAATCAAAGCAGAGAGGTAGTTTCTTACCGTTTATGGTTTACATTTGCTCCTCCTGTAATATCACACAATTTTGACTGTGTAACTGTTTTCTTATACAGCTATCTGTGATATATCCAGGTAAATGAAATACTTCTCTCCATAGCACTAATCTCTCATGAGTGTATTGCACCACAATGAAACATTTTACCATTCTGACATTTTACTGGCTTCAGCTCAATGCAGGCTGTGGATCAGATGGCTTGCCCAATGCCAGTAACAGCCTGCTGGCATCTCATCTGTTTTCCTTATTAGCCCTCTCTTCACATAGTGTCACTGCAGAAATCCAGGAGAGTTGGCCCCTGGAGCTTCTGGGGATCCAGACCTGGTAGGTGATGcctggtgaggagctgggggatATGAATGCCTTGTGTGGCAGTTCTTCAGGATTTGGGCCGGGTAACTAGCCAGTACAGCAGAGAAAGCCAGACAAAGCCATGATTCTGCATGATTCTGTGGCAGATGTTCCACCAAACATCTTAACTTGAGGCCAGCAAGGAGGTGTTTCTGCACACAAGTGCTTTCTCTTCAGGACACTCACAGAGCACAGTATTCACTGAATCAAGAGGAGGGAAATAGCACTCACTGACTTCCTTTACTTCTAGCAATACTGTCCCCCCTTAACTGCTGTTCCTTTGTCAGTGCTGTGTAGTGAAGTGTATTAATTTAACCTTTAAGATTTAGTTTCATTTATGCTTTTTATAACCTGTAGTCCCTAACTCTGGGGTTCGCCCCACAGGGTAGAAGCCAAATGGTGCTGGTGCtttcctgctccaggcagaCAATTTGCTTGTGCTACCTTTTCATTACTCAGGTCTACCACAGAAGTCTGCTTCTCCTTGTATTTTACAGTTTAGTCAGGAGATTTAAATCTGTCTTCTATATCAGTTCTTGTTTGTGGATGGTGTGTCGTGGAGTCTTCAATCAGCCGAGAGGAAATGATTGGTTTCAGTACTATTTTGGCCTATAAACTGTGTTAATCTAGGACTTAATCTATGTCTCCAGGATCAGTCAGAAAAcgcttttttttctgaagctggtGTAGTATTTTTTGAACTTCTTAGAGGTCTGGAATCCTTCCATGCATGTGACTCTTATATTTTGCATCCTCTGTTTAGTAAAACtggtaatagttttaaatataaatgcttAAAACCTGATTCTTGTGTCTGTATTTATATGTATAGCGAAAAGCAGTCATTGCTTTTTGACATGCTGCCAAACATTGATCTTGTCAAAACTCCTGAGAGCAGTAGCTGTCATCAGAAAGTCTGAAAGATCAGTATTTTGTATAAAAGTGATGGTGTTTCTATTTaggtatattttaaaacaagcaatCAGTACTGAAAGTGCTATGCACATCTGTCTGTTGGTACGAGTCTGTCAGCTCGTTGCCTGGAGGACTGTTGTCAGTGGGCCACATCAACCTGGATATGGTCAGTAACTTATAAGATCTTGATGGAACTATTGAAGAAGAACAATCTGAAGAGTTTAAAATTGATCTTGAAGCTgcatataaatttatatttcttttcagaaacatagcagagatgctgcaCTGTACTTTTGAAAGAATAATTATCAGTAATATGAAGAAGATGctggcttaaaaataaaactcagacATGACCTTCTAATGAAAGTACTTCAGTGGAAGGCTTTTTggacaaaaatgaaataaaacaaaaaaaacaacaaaaaatagttGTGAAGTTAATCTTAACTGAAGACTCTTCATGAGATTATAAGACCTCTTCAGAGTGGGAGAGGGTTTCATACCTCTACTGTGTCTGCTCTGTCTTGGGTAGAAAAGGTATCAAGATACTATGCAGACTGCCCAGTATGTTGTTTCTGTCTCATAAATGCTAACCAGTCTCACATTAAGAGCTGACATTACTAACATTGGTAGGTGTGTTTGGGGAAAACTCTAACAGAGATTGAAGTCTAGAGGATATACAGCAATGAGGTTATGTGTCAGAACACCACAACAGTGCATATATGCTGCAACCCTGATTAAGTATCTTTAGAAGCCAGAAGTAGATTAGACTGgagttttcttcttcagcagaTCTTTCTTTGCTGATTTGCACTGAGCATATTACCAGCAATCAGTATACCCAAATACACTATGATCTAATACATAGAACGTCACTGTCAGATTTCATGAGAatggaagaatttctgtatATAAATTGCATATTcacctttatatatatattttagccACACACCAGAACAGtgtctgtcttttcttccaGGAATAGTGTTTGCAACCCATATGAACTGTATGGTGTCTCTTGGTTGATTCCATAGGTGCGTTGTGCATGCCTCTCTACATCCCTTACAGTCTGACTGGGAAATGGCACTTGGGAAGAGATGTCTGCAAGCTCTGGCTAGTTATGGACTATCTTATGTGTACAGCTTCAGTATTTAACATTGTTCTTATCAGCTATGACCGTTTCCTGTCAGTTACTAAAGCTGTAAGTACTCCGTTTATAGCTTCTCTGATTTTGTCACAGGAACATTGCTGGATTATTCTCACCAGCCTTTGCCATGTGGATGAGTATAAATCCAGATTTAATAGAGATAATAGCCTTAAAAAATGTGTTGGCATGTGGAGCTTATTAGATATTTGCAGCTTGATGTGGCGAATATTCTGCTTTGAGCATGTTCCAGCCCAAAACCACTCAAATGGGACTTTTCTTACAACTTCTGCTACAGGTTGTTGTTCTGCTACTGCTTGAGGGAAAGCAGGCTAGGGGTGAAAAAGATAACACAGGAGGCTGCTGAAAAGGGGACAAGGAAAGAGGAAATCCAGAGTAAAGTAGATTTGGGTTTTAACATAAAATCAGGCATGGGAGGAAAAGGCAGTGGGGCTTGGGCAGTGAGGTGATGAACACCAAGGAGGATGTTTAGGCCTGAGATCAGATGATCCTGGAGTAGATTGggagcaagaggaaatggtgcAGAGAGCAGGACAAAGGACAGACTGTAGAGGCTGCCTGTGACCATACCTTCCTCTCAACTCGTGGGGCAGAACCTCAAACTTCAGATGCATTCTATGTCTCTGCTCTCTGGAGAGCATCCTACCCACTTTACACGTGCTCTATATCTTGGTTCATGCTAAGGACAGAGACCAGAATTTCTCACTAATCACTCCATTAATTTAAGGGCCAGGGAAATGTCGGGGAAAGCTAAAGCTTCTAGCACTTTGGTGATGTATGAGAATGTCAACATAATGTAATATgatgataatttattttacttattatACTTGCCttttaaatcaattttattttttaatgttattttattttgagaaaaaaatctgggaagTCAAACACCAAAAAACTTTGTATATAAGAAATATTACACTGGAAAACCAAAGAGTTGGCATTTATAAAGTGCAAAATTGAGTGCACCTGCACAAATCACAAATGTAATTAAGACCTATGGATATTTGCATCATAGTCTCTAATGATGTTAACtcatactttcttttttttttttttacttaattggGATGTCTAAGCTCCTAAAATTGCACGTTCACCTTGTCATCCCATGAAATGAATGGAGCATGATACGAGCTACAAGATACCTCTCTGGCAAGATATAGTGGATGATATGTACTGGTCCCacagggggaagaaaagggattATGTTGTGGTTTCATTAGCTAAAGGCTTCTGCATTGCATAGGTGGAATCTATTCCTACCTCCTCATGAAGTATGCAATAAACAGTTTTCTCAGAAGCAGGTGTTATGTACATGTGCTGCATTTTCTGATGACCAATGTGATGCATGTGGTCATATTTGCTCCTAAAATGCTATAGAAAACAGTGCAGTTGTCAGTGAATGGGTGTCATGCTCTAAACAACTATAAAATTCTAATTACTCTGGCACTTCAGAGCACGGACATCACAAACAAAGCACACCAAATTACTAGGTACTGATGGAGGATCATGTTTCATCACCTGGACCAGGAATACAGCCCAGCTAGATTAACCTGTAGAGAGACACCCCTACGTTATGTCAACATCAATGATTTCAACATACTTGGGTGAGCTTCAGCTGATCAGTGTAGCTGCAGCTCTAAATTACCAAGCATTCTGCTAagtttctctcctgctgcttctgattATTCCAAAACCTGTGTCTGCAGGTgtgactttttatttctttttcccctgcaggTATCTTACAGAGCCCAGCAGGGAATAACATCCAGCCCTGTTATCAAGATGGTGGCCATCTGGGTTTTTGCCTTCCTCCTCTACTGCCCAGCAATCCTCTTTTGGGAGCACGTGGCTGGACACAGCGTGGTAGCAGTGGATCAGTGCCACGCCGAGTTCTTCCACAACTGGTACTTCCTCCTGTGCACGTCCACGCTGGAGTTCTTCGTGCCGCTGGTCTCGGTGACCTACTTCAACGTGCACATCTTCCACAACATCCAGAGGCGCCAGCGGCATGGCAGCGCGCAGGACTGCGAGGCTCCAAAGGGCAGCAGCCTGTCCTGGAGATTGTGCCTCCTGCCAAGGCCCGGAGGATCTTCATCTGAAGCAGAGGAGAGTGTTTCATCATCCACGAGGCCAAAGAAAGAGTCTTTGGTAACTGAGAACTCGTCTCCATCCCAGGGCAATTCTGTAACACCAGAAAAtgacttttctgcttctttttgtgCAAGGGCCAGGTCAAAGCtacagcaggacaaaaaaatagcaaagtCTCTTGCCATAATTGTGTGCGTGTTTGCCATTTGCTGGGCCCCGTACACTTTACTAATGATTATTCGTGGGGCCTGCCAAGGAACTTGTGTTCATAACTCCGTGTATGAAATAAGCTTTTGGCTTTTGTGGACCAATTCCTCTCTGAACCCATTTCTCTACTCTCTCTGTCATGTTAAATTTCGGATGGCTTTCATGAAAATATTATGTCCCAAAAAGTTTGCAACATTGAGATTAGgctctttttaaaaggaaaaaataaaaaggctgaagagcagctggaggagagatATAAGTAGCTGCAATTTGAAATTAGATTGTCTCTTCCAGGAGACTAGTCTTGTTAGAAAGCCTAAAGAAACTTTCCATGAAGTCTGTCCTCCTTCATACAAACATGCTTACTCACAGTTTGTGTACTTTTTCCAGCTATTTCAATTGGCTGGTTAAAGGATATTGCCTCTGTCTGACTACCCCTAGCAGTCTATCTATACATCATCCTCATTCTGGTTGTGAAGGATACTATCCTGAACTGCAGTACAGCTTGTATTTGTGTTCATAATTGATGTTAGTTGAAAAGACAATGAAGGTGGGTATTTGCCATAAGGTTTATACTAAAGTTAACATCTTCTCtattctgcttcttttgaaCAGCTTGTACTGCAttcagaaggtttttttccttatcatgAAAAATCCAGCTAAGTTATGACTTTATTATGAGGCACATAGCGCATTACTTCCTTTCACTGATGTTTGGACAGCAGGGGAATACAGggactgcttttaaaaatttgagtGAAGGTGTTCTCTGCAGAAGGACATTAATCTGTGTACTTGCTCAGATGC
This Apus apus isolate bApuApu2 chromosome 2, bApuApu2.pri.cur, whole genome shotgun sequence DNA region includes the following protein-coding sequences:
- the LOC127381102 gene encoding histamine H3 receptor-like, translating into MHNSTAGTPHVTGTCNETLSTPPPSSEFSLGVLVLLAFLMVLLALVTILGNVLVILAFIMDRNLRHRSNYYFLNLAISDFAVGALCMPLYIPYSLTGKWHLGRDVCKLWLVMDYLMCTASVFNIVLISYDRFLSVTKAVSYRAQQGITSSPVIKMVAIWVFAFLLYCPAILFWEHVAGHSVVAVDQCHAEFFHNWYFLLCTSTLEFFVPLVSVTYFNVHIFHNIQRRQRHGSAQDCEAPKGSSLSWRLCLLPRPGGSSSEAEESVSSSTRPKKESLVTENSSPSQGNSVTPENDFSASFCARARSKLQQDKKIAKSLAIIVCVFAICWAPYTLLMIIRGACQGTCVHNSVYEISFWLLWTNSSLNPFLYSLCHVKFRMAFMKILCPKKFATLRLGSF